The Desulfuromonas sp. genome includes a window with the following:
- a CDS encoding hemolysin D: MAKKNKSLIDYSLAEERFNRISHALAVLIGLLAAAWLIVAASQSGDPYRIVGSVVFGVSLVSFYTVSTLYHSVRSDRLRLLFRKLDHVGIYLLIAGTYTPITLVTLRDGRGWMLFGIVWTLALAGIVFKAFMVQRIPFLAPVLYIALGWIIVIDLEGLLEGMPRKGVEWLVAGGVTYTVGIVFYAINKIPHHHGIWHLFVIGGSLCHYLCILWYVIPLQA; the protein is encoded by the coding sequence TTGGCGAAGAAGAATAAGAGCTTAATCGACTACTCTCTTGCCGAAGAGCGGTTCAATCGCATCAGCCATGCTCTTGCCGTACTGATCGGTCTGCTGGCGGCTGCATGGCTGATCGTCGCTGCCAGCCAAAGCGGTGATCCCTACCGTATTGTCGGCAGCGTCGTTTTCGGTGTTTCGTTAGTCTCCTTTTACACGGTTTCGACCCTGTATCATTCAGTTCGTTCGGATCGATTGCGCCTGCTTTTCCGCAAGCTCGACCATGTCGGTATCTACCTGTTAATCGCTGGCACCTATACGCCGATTACCCTGGTGACATTACGCGATGGTCGGGGCTGGATGCTGTTCGGTATTGTCTGGACTCTGGCTCTGGCCGGGATAGTTTTCAAGGCTTTTATGGTTCAACGGATACCATTCCTGGCGCCGGTTCTGTATATTGCGCTCGGCTGGATAATCGTTATTGATCTGGAGGGCCTTCTCGAAGGGATGCCGAGGAAGGGTGTCGAATGGCTGGTCGCCGGCGGGGTCACGTACACTGTCGGAATTGTTTTTTATGCCATCAATAAAATTCCACATCATCACGGCATCTGGCACCTTTTCGTAATCGGTGGCAGTCTCTGTCATTATCTCTGTATCCTATGGTACGTCATCCCCCTTCAAGCATGA
- a CDS encoding pyridoxamine 5'-phosphate oxidase, with protein sequence MLLKDYFEQMNGTGVLATADANGIVNSAIYAKPHVTENGQLVFLMRERTSYSNIRNNPAASFMFIESGAGYKGLRLRLQKVGEEVNEQLLAEMTRSWISRDEDVALGPKHLVVFAVEQARNLVGDGEPGLTWNPE encoded by the coding sequence ATGTTACTAAAAGATTATTTTGAGCAGATGAATGGGACTGGAGTTTTGGCGACCGCAGATGCCAATGGCATCGTCAATTCAGCGATCTATGCGAAGCCGCATGTTACGGAAAATGGGCAACTGGTTTTTCTGATGCGGGAACGAACAAGTTACAGCAATATCCGGAACAATCCGGCAGCAAGTTTCATGTTTATCGAAAGCGGCGCCGGTTACAAAGGGCTTCGCCTGCGTCTGCAGAAGGTTGGCGAAGAGGTCAATGAACAATTGTTGGCCGAGATGACCCGGAGCTGGATCAGTCGCGATGAAGATGTTGCTCTCGGGCCAAAGCATCTGGTTGTTTTTGCAGTCGAGCAGGCTCGTAACCTGGTTGGCGATGGTGAACCGGGACTCACCTGGAATCCGGAATAA
- a CDS encoding steroid 5-alpha reductase — protein sequence MAIFSFTTLLIFVTMTLIFVIAMAIKDNSIVDIFYGLVFLVGCWGAAIHFGLSHQRQLLILAVLTLWGCRLAIHLFLRKKGHGEDFRYAKWREDWGKTFVWRSYLQIFMLQGAVILLISTPVLLVIRAPGGPLTLLDFLGITIWLLGFLFEAIGDWQLLIFKRKPENKGRIMRYGIWQYTRHPNYFGEATLWWGVFLIGLSAENGVYGIISPLLIAFLLLKVSGIPMLEKKYEGDPEFKAYRKKTNAFFPWFPKPEITIPEG from the coding sequence ATGGCAATTTTCAGCTTTACGACTTTACTCATTTTTGTAACCATGACCCTCATTTTCGTGATCGCCATGGCCATAAAAGACAACAGCATCGTCGATATCTTTTACGGTCTCGTTTTTCTTGTCGGTTGCTGGGGGGCTGCCATCCATTTTGGCTTATCCCATCAGAGACAATTGCTTATTCTTGCCGTCCTTACACTCTGGGGATGCCGCTTGGCCATACACCTTTTTCTGCGCAAGAAAGGCCACGGTGAAGACTTCCGTTACGCCAAGTGGCGCGAAGACTGGGGGAAGACATTCGTCTGGCGAAGTTATCTTCAGATCTTCATGCTTCAGGGTGCTGTCATTCTTTTAATATCGACTCCTGTATTGCTCGTCATCAGGGCACCGGGCGGCCCGTTGACCCTGCTCGATTTTCTCGGGATCACAATCTGGCTGCTCGGCTTCCTGTTCGAAGCCATCGGCGACTGGCAGCTTTTGATATTCAAACGCAAACCTGAAAACAAGGGACGGATTATGCGTTACGGCATCTGGCAGTATACAAGACACCCGAATTACTTTGGTGAAGCAACCTTATGGTGGGGTGTGTTCCTGATCGGCCTGTCAGCAGAAAATGGAGTTTATGGCATTATCAGCCCCCTGCTGATCGCATTTTTACTGCTCAAGGTCTCCGGCATCCCGATGCTGGAAAAAAAATACGAGGGGGACCCGGAGTTCAAGGCATACCGCAAAAAAACCAATGCTTTTTTCCCGTGGTTTCCAAAACCCGAAATAACTATTCCGGAGGGGTGA
- a CDS encoding amine oxidase, which produces MSSNQSVAVVGGGVAGIVAAYLLQKEYNVTLFEKNDYLGGHTNTIEIPDGPDAGLPVDTGFIVLNDQTYPNFETFLSRLGVETRVSEMSFSLDCRKTGLIYGGSNLNGLFAQRRNAINPRFLKFLLEIARFCRQAQLDLENYSIRAETLTDYLNRHQYSDYLTDNYLAPMAAAIWSTPLTQIGDFPARSFLDFFRNHGLLSLKNRPVWKTVVGGSQAYVKEFKNIFKGDIRLTAAIEKIFRDENGIRICFKNGPEKHFDRVVIATHADQALQLLADPSQEEKDLLGPWQYQHNRTVLHTDSSMLPPLKRAWCAWNFRRDVTDGQERPVYVTYYMNRLQGLKSNSHYCVTLNRQDEFNPGTVIREIDYHHPLYSFSSVDTQEKLPLLNGQRNTWYCGSYFGHGFHEDAVLSSVHVGKSMGITL; this is translated from the coding sequence ATGTCATCGAATCAGTCAGTGGCCGTGGTTGGCGGGGGGGTAGCCGGCATTGTTGCCGCATATCTTTTACAAAAAGAATATAACGTTACCCTGTTTGAGAAGAATGACTATCTCGGCGGCCACACCAACACCATCGAAATCCCCGATGGCCCGGATGCTGGACTTCCGGTCGATACCGGCTTTATTGTCCTCAACGATCAGACCTACCCCAACTTTGAAACGTTTTTGTCACGACTCGGGGTCGAAACGCGCGTCTCGGAAATGTCTTTCAGCCTCGACTGCCGCAAAACCGGCCTGATCTACGGCGGTTCAAACCTCAACGGGCTGTTTGCCCAGCGTCGCAACGCGATCAATCCCCGGTTTTTGAAATTTCTGCTCGAAATTGCAAGATTTTGCCGCCAGGCGCAACTCGATCTTGAAAATTACTCGATCAGAGCTGAAACCCTCACAGACTATCTCAACCGACATCAATACTCCGACTACCTGACCGACAATTACCTGGCCCCGATGGCAGCGGCCATCTGGTCAACCCCGCTGACCCAGATTGGTGATTTTCCGGCCCGATCTTTTCTCGACTTCTTTCGCAACCATGGCCTGCTTTCACTGAAGAATCGACCGGTCTGGAAAACCGTGGTTGGCGGCAGTCAGGCGTATGTCAAGGAATTCAAAAACATATTCAAAGGAGATATTCGTCTCACCGCAGCCATCGAAAAAATATTCCGCGATGAGAATGGCATTCGAATCTGTTTCAAAAACGGACCGGAAAAACACTTCGACAGGGTGGTTATCGCGACCCATGCGGACCAGGCCCTCCAGCTCCTTGCTGATCCGAGCCAGGAGGAAAAAGATCTCCTCGGGCCGTGGCAGTACCAACACAATCGGACCGTCCTGCATACAGACTCATCGATGCTGCCGCCACTAAAACGGGCCTGGTGCGCCTGGAACTTCAGACGGGATGTCACCGACGGTCAGGAACGGCCGGTGTATGTGACCTATTACATGAACCGGCTCCAGGGATTAAAATCAAACTCTCACTACTGCGTAACACTGAACCGACAGGATGAATTCAACCCGGGCACGGTCATTCGGGAAATCGACTATCATCACCCGCTATACAGTTTTTCCTCGGTCGACACCCAGGAGAAACTTCCGCTCCTCAACGGCCAGAGAAACACCTGGTACTGTGGCAGTTATTTTGGTCACGGCTTTCATGAAGATGCTGTTTTGTCGTCTGTTCATGTCGGCAAATCGATGGGAATCACTTTATGA
- a CDS encoding DUF1365 domain-containing protein codes for MNSRIYTGEVTHARMAPVEHRFRYPFYFYGFDLDDLADLDAATPLFGYNRIRPVSLHDRDYLTSDTGSIRAKLDQLLENQGVTTPVQRVELITAARYLNYIFNPVSFFYCYDKKNQLVCIVTQVNNTFGDSHIYLLKQPEMSTSNNNYHFHGNKVFHVSPFFPRTGTYEFIFSPAGETVDITFKYSIDEEVKLIARLTGKARPFTSSNLLRNLVSHPLCAALTMPRILWQAARLYWQRRLPVYNRPSPADPMTIRTAPPTMIEKIGKRLVMNFFSNLQKGELTMNLPDGTQRQFGNADSGRNAQIDILDNIFFRRAMVSGDIGFGEAYMYANWSTPDLAELLTLLAENEDALDDKSLTTALVGRTINFIRHLQRPNTVRGSSRNIREHYDLSNDFFATFLDPTMTYSCGIADTDGDDLAQMQLNKLHRIIEKAKISADDHVLEIGCGWGGFAIEAVRQTGCRVTGITVSEEQLKLARARVTEAGLEDKIEIKICDYRHIEGTFSKIVSIEMLEAVGHAGLKPYFEACERALEPGGRAVIQVITIDDDNYDAYRRSSDWIRKHIFPGGHLPSVAVMQEITSRETSLKWVDLENFARHYARTLAIWRDVFMKKQSKIKALGFDDTFIRKWEYYFAYCEGGFNSGKIDLAQIILEKPEG; via the coding sequence ATGAATTCGCGAATATACACCGGCGAAGTCACGCATGCCCGCATGGCACCGGTTGAACATCGCTTCCGCTACCCCTTTTACTTTTATGGTTTCGACCTTGATGACCTGGCCGATCTTGATGCGGCGACACCCCTGTTCGGCTACAACCGTATCCGCCCTGTATCACTTCATGATCGCGACTACCTGACATCAGACACCGGCAGTATCCGGGCCAAACTTGACCAACTCCTGGAGAATCAGGGAGTCACGACTCCGGTCCAACGGGTCGAATTAATTACCGCGGCCCGATACCTTAACTACATCTTTAATCCTGTCAGTTTTTTTTATTGCTATGACAAAAAAAATCAGCTCGTCTGCATCGTGACCCAGGTCAACAACACTTTTGGTGACAGCCATATCTATCTGCTCAAGCAACCTGAAATGAGCACTTCGAATAACAACTACCATTTTCATGGCAATAAGGTCTTCCATGTTTCGCCGTTTTTCCCGCGAACCGGGACCTATGAATTTATCTTTTCACCGGCCGGCGAGACAGTTGACATTACCTTTAAATACAGTATTGATGAAGAAGTAAAGCTCATCGCCAGGCTGACCGGAAAGGCCCGACCTTTTACCAGCTCGAACCTGTTGCGAAACCTGGTCAGCCATCCACTCTGTGCCGCCCTGACCATGCCACGTATCCTTTGGCAGGCGGCAAGACTCTACTGGCAAAGGAGACTACCCGTGTATAACCGACCAAGCCCGGCCGACCCGATGACGATCCGAACAGCACCTCCTACCATGATCGAAAAAATCGGCAAACGCCTGGTCATGAACTTTTTCAGCAATCTGCAAAAAGGCGAACTGACGATGAATTTGCCGGATGGAACACAACGGCAATTTGGTAATGCCGATAGCGGCAGAAATGCTCAGATCGACATACTTGACAATATCTTTTTCCGGAGAGCCATGGTCTCCGGAGATATCGGTTTCGGTGAAGCCTACATGTATGCCAACTGGTCGACACCCGATCTGGCGGAACTTCTGACCCTGCTGGCCGAAAACGAGGACGCGCTCGACGACAAGAGCTTGACGACTGCCCTGGTTGGCCGAACCATTAACTTCATCCGGCATCTGCAGCGCCCGAACACGGTGCGCGGAAGCTCGCGAAATATTCGCGAGCATTATGACCTGAGCAACGATTTTTTCGCCACTTTCCTTGATCCCACCATGACCTACTCTTGCGGTATCGCCGATACGGATGGTGACGATCTGGCTCAGATGCAGCTCAACAAGCTGCACCGGATCATTGAAAAGGCCAAGATATCAGCCGACGACCACGTTCTGGAGATCGGCTGCGGCTGGGGTGGGTTTGCCATTGAGGCAGTACGACAGACCGGCTGCCGGGTCACCGGCATCACCGTGTCTGAGGAGCAGCTAAAACTTGCGCGCGCGCGCGTCACCGAAGCAGGGCTTGAAGATAAAATCGAGATTAAAATCTGCGACTACCGCCATATCGAGGGAACATTTTCGAAAATTGTTTCAATCGAAATGCTCGAGGCGGTCGGTCACGCCGGCCTAAAACCTTATTTTGAAGCCTGCGAAAGAGCCCTTGAGCCGGGTGGGCGAGCGGTGATCCAGGTCATCACCATCGATGATGACAACTACGATGCCTACCGGCGAAGTTCCGACTGGATTCGCAAGCACATTTTCCCGGGCGGGCACCTTCCCTCGGTTGCGGTCATGCAGGAGATTACAAGCCGGGAAACTTCACTGAAATGGGTCGACCTCGAAAACTTCGCCCGACACTATGCCCGAACCCTGGCAATCTGGCGTGATGTCTTCATGAAGAAGCAATCGAAAATAAAAGCGCTGGGTTTTGACGACACCTTCATCCGGAAATGGGAGTACTACTTCGCCTACTGCGAGGGCGGGTTTAACAGCGGCAAAATAGATCTGGCCCAGATAATCCTCGAGAAACCGGAAGGTTGA
- a CDS encoding DUF2878 domain-containing protein encodes MATLVNITLYQVGWFCCVLGAAWGYPLSGGLAALALSVLHVALVEDRKPEIKLMLAAMLIGIVVDTGQQAFGIFAFKTDPAWPLWLPLWIFVIWAQFATLFHFALNWLRKSYLLAALFGGIGGPLAYYAGVRLGAATFPAEITMSIVSLAVCWAVVTPFLVFLSGKFAPSRLPGRYRFQK; translated from the coding sequence ATGGCGACTCTGGTCAACATCACCCTCTACCAGGTCGGCTGGTTCTGTTGCGTCCTCGGCGCGGCCTGGGGATACCCGCTCAGTGGCGGTCTGGCGGCACTGGCGCTAAGTGTTTTGCACGTCGCCCTGGTCGAGGACCGCAAACCGGAAATAAAGCTGATGCTGGCAGCAATGTTGATCGGTATCGTTGTCGATACGGGACAGCAGGCTTTCGGGATCTTCGCCTTTAAAACCGATCCGGCATGGCCGCTCTGGCTGCCGCTCTGGATCTTCGTCATCTGGGCCCAGTTTGCGACCTTGTTCCATTTCGCTCTCAACTGGCTACGAAAAAGCTACCTTCTGGCGGCCCTCTTCGGAGGAATCGGAGGACCGCTCGCCTATTACGCCGGAGTCCGCCTCGGCGCCGCAACATTTCCAGCGGAAATCACCATGAGCATCGTCAGCCTCGCTGTCTGCTGGGCCGTCGTCACCCCGTTCCTGGTTTTCCTCAGTGGCAAGTTTGCACCGTCCCGGTTGCCCGGACGATACCGTTTTCAGAAATAA
- a CDS encoding DUF2177 domain-containing protein, which yields MGYYIKLYLLTIPVFFAIDMIWLGFVARPFYKKHLGYILSPEVNWTAAFAFYLMYIVGIIFFAVRPALEMDSLGRAVMLGAFFGFITYATYDLTNLATLKDWPLTVVIVDIAWGTVLCALVASGSFLIGRWLQ from the coding sequence ATGGGCTACTATATTAAACTCTACCTGTTGACTATTCCGGTTTTTTTCGCGATCGATATGATCTGGCTCGGCTTTGTCGCGCGCCCTTTCTACAAAAAACATCTCGGCTATATTCTCAGCCCTGAAGTCAACTGGACGGCAGCGTTCGCGTTCTACCTGATGTATATTGTCGGAATTATCTTTTTCGCGGTGCGGCCGGCCCTGGAAATGGACTCGCTGGGTCGGGCGGTGATGCTCGGAGCCTTCTTTGGATTTATTACCTATGCGACCTATGATCTGACCAACCTTGCGACTTTGAAGGACTGGCCGCTGACGGTGGTAATTGTCGATATTGCCTGGGGCACCGTTCTTTGCGCCCTGGTCGCGAGCGGCAGCTTTCTGATCGGGCGCTGGCTGCAGTAG